tgtaattagattagattttaaaatgctcataatcagatAAAAGTTTCATACTGGTAATACAAAAAGGATCATTGgtaaacattagttaacatgaagaCTTCTGCAGCATATATTCATCTTAATGTTAatatcaacatttactaatgcattattcaaatcaaaagttgtgcttgttaatgttagttaatacactgTGAATGAACTTGAACTAACAACGAGAGTATTTTCATTAACAAAcgttaacaaagataaaatactgtaataaatatattattcattGTTCACATTAGTTAGTAAATGatctaatggaaccttattgtaaagtgttaccttcatATTTGATTAATTCTCCATAATTATGTGTTGTCATATCATTTAGCTTTGAATATTCACAATGTAGAAGGGTcatgtaaatgtaaagtaaattcATTTGTGCCCCATGCTTCTGAATTTGGGGACAGAAGCACCTCTTCAATCATACCATGCATGAGACGAATAACTTCGACCATTTCTTTGCTGTTTTCATCTTCATTAATGTTTCATGTTTCAAAATACAGGTGCTAGTCATTTAATTAGAatgtcatcaaaaagttgatttcactaattccattcaaaaagtgaaacttgtatattatgttCATTCATTACAGACAgactgatttatttcaaatgtttatttcttttaattttgatgattataactgacaactaaggaaaatcacaaattcattatctcagaaaattttaatattacttaaaacagatacaaagaaaggatttttagaaatcttggccaaccgaaaagtatgaacatgagaagtatgaacatgtacagcactcaatacttagttgcggctccttttgcctgaattactgcagcaatgcggcgtggcatggagtcgatcagtctgtggcactgctcaggtgttatgagagcccaggttgctctgatagtggccttcagctcttctgcattgttgggtctggcatatcacatcttcctcttcacaatactctatagattttctatggggttaaggtcaggtgagtttgctggccaattaagaacagggacaccatggtccttaaaccaggtgctggtagctttggcactgtgtgcaggtgccaagtcctgttggagaatgaaatctgcatctccataaagttggtcaccagcaggaagcatgaagtgctctaaaacttcctggtatacagctgtgttgacctttgaccttagaaaacacagtggaccaacaccagcagatgacatggaccccaaaccatcactgactgtggaaactttacactggacctcaagcaacgtggactgtgtgcctctcctctcttcctccagactctgggaccctgatttcgaaaggaaatgctaaatgtactttcatcaaagaacataactgtggaccactcagcagcagtccagtcctttgaagcgagatgcttctgacgctgtctgctgttcaagagtggcttgacacaaggaatgcgacagctgaaacccatgtcttgcatacgtctgtgtgtagtggttcttgaagcactgactccagctgcagtccactctttgtgaatctcccccacatttttgaatgggttttgtttcacaatcctctccagggtgcggttatccctattgtttgtacacttttttctaccacatcttttccttcccttcgcctctctattgatctgcttggacacagagctctgtgaacagccagcctcttttgcagtaaccctttgtgtcttgccctccttgttcaaggtgtcaatggtcgtctttggGACAACTGTCGagccagcagtcttccccatgattgtgtagcctacagaactagactgagagaccatttaaaggcctgtggaggtgttttgagttaattagctgattatagTGTGGCACCAGGAGTCtttaatattgaaccttttcacaatattctaattttctgagagactgaatttgggattttacttagttgtcagttatcatcaaaattaaaagaaataaacattggaaatatatcagtctgtgtgtaatttatgaatataatatacaagtttcactttttgaatggaaatagtgaaataaatcaactttttggtgATGTTATAATTATATGACTAGCACCTGTATAAACCTAAAGCCCCCCtgagatttaaagttaatatttcaataatttaacaacacattcacCTGTTCTCTGAAGTTGCACgtaaacaaataaaacagtttaggAAACCCTGGAGTAATGTATAAAGAATTGAATGTTTTATTTGCCTTTGTCTTGTTTTtgctttcaaaaaacaaaaacaataatgacATTTAAATCTATAAACAATCtaagtcaaaagtaatctaacagtaatccaaaagtaatcagaatTATTACCAAAAATTGACTTAAATTTTCAttatgtaatttgtaatcagtaacAGACTATAATTTATAAGTAATTtactcatttatttaatttaatactcTTAAACATGATCTTTCCCACACACCATTAGAAAAatgctaaaacaaataaataaataataataattggttcaccTTTAATAATTACTGATGATGAAGTCAACTCTTAAAAACTTTtactaaaaagtgtttttttatttgtttatttgacaagcagcagaagagtgtttgtcacctcatgtttgtttgtttatatctaGAAAGTAAATGCAATGATCAGCATACCGGTTTTATTACAACAGTTCTTTGAACttgatacatacaaaaaaaaaacaaagaaaacacacaACAACTGCAACGTGAGAAAAGAAAGCGTGGTTGTTTTTTGTCCGTTTCTCAAACACTTTACCTCTTCTGCTCTATGTGATGCATTTCACTCGCTCGCTTTCTCTCGTACGATTACGTCTACAAGTGTATTATCCTTTAACGCTCGAGTAGCTATAGGCATTTTCTTATTTCATAGACGCCCTGGGCGTGGCACTGGTGATGTAAACAGCAGAAAATCAGAAGGGGGCGGGATGGGGGGCTTTATGACTGTCCAGCTACTCCGAGGCCCTTTTTAACAACGAAAGAGGCACAGAGTCCCCGATTCGATCCGATGGCCAGCCAGAGCCGAAAGTAAAAGACATGTCTACTGTTCACGCTGTCCTGCGTGTTTTATTCTCTTTCATGATATGAATGTTTTAAGCGACGTAGCTGTATTCGTCCGCAGAGCTCTGGCTTCGCTCGATGTACTGCTTGTCAATAAGAACCTCAATGCACTTCTTGATCATGCTGATGCTCGGGTTGAATCTCGCTTTGGATTGGTTGATTACCTGAAAGAAGAAGCACACACAAAAGAATTAGGGACAGCACACGCTCATATTGTATGATCATTACTGCAGTATGTAAGACAGATGTTAGAAGACACGAGCAGTAATGATAAAAACTCAGcagtgcatcacaggaataaatgacattttacagaaTACGGTTACTTCAATATGAAATGTACTATTTCagtacaatattactatttttattttattgatcaaataatgcaGACTTGGAGAGCAGAAAAtacttaattaaaaacatttaaatataatccaCGACAATTACTACACATGACAATTTCTGTCAAATTACTACATTTAGTGAAATGGACATTTAATCGCAcgattagaaagaaagaaagagtaatAATGCCACATTCTGTAAatggtaaaatgttttttaattatttaaatgttaatgaataatgttaatttttttatattaatatttctctTGACTTTTTTCACAGACCCTCAAAACCCATCTccactttaattttatttatttattttgttttaataagtaGCATAGTTAAATTGATTGAATTCAGAAATTCACAGACTATAATCAAATCTGTTTCCAAATTCACACGGGTTTGTTCTTTCTTTTACTGTGAACAgatgaataaatgaatgtttgaaaaaatgttttatgtcatTACCACAGCTTTGACTAATctgatcaatttatttattttgatcaaattacttgtgttttttttatggaaCAATACTGTAaatctgactttttatctcacaatttacatgtttttctcacaattctgaatttgtgAGATTCAATAACCTTGAAAAATATTAAAGGAAAttgagagtttatatctcacaattctgactttcaaATCTGCGAGacagaaaaagtgtttttttctgtcttgtGGTGGGAACGAGCTTCAGTATTTAACACATagagaacaaaaacaatttttaaagacTTGTGTAATATTAGAGTGGAAATGATGTCAACTTCATTAAGAGAGTACATATTGTTTCTCGTTACAACAAATTGATACTGTACAGGATTAAAGTGCAAAATTTGGATGTAAAATTTATAAGaatgtaaacatatttaatgAAGAAGCTTATTTTCAGGCCATGTGACCcaaatgttccatgaagatattttataaactTCCTAACAGTTAatatatcaaaaatgtattatcattactaatatgcatagctaagaattcatttgaacaactttaaagatgattttctcagtattttgatgtttttgctccctcagattccagatttgcaaatagttatatctcagacatcaatggagagatgatttattcagctttcagatgatgtataaatctaaattttaaaaaaaCTGACCCTTACGATTGGTTTTGTGGACATatagcacatttttattttagttttaatgtctTAATTTAGTTGCATTGACACTTTCAGAAAAAAACGAACCCATAAAGTctcactaatgttaaaaatacCAAACAACATCTATTATAACAACAACATTAATCAATAACAACTCTAAACTACATATGCAGATAAACATCACTGTACTATTCACTGTATGCCGGTTTTGACCAAACCTGAATGATTTTAGTCCTGTATTGTGATTTCTTATAATGTCATATAATCCAGAGGATCGTCTTTGTAagtgagaaatgttttttttgacttTGAGGATCAGCCATGTGCAGCGTTCCCTATTTATGAgggaaaactgtgtgtgtgtgtgtgtgtgcagttaaaTCAGTCTAGTACATTAGTAGTTTTCTCATGTAACAGCTCATTACACAGACATGTTCAGACAGCAGTCAATGTCAAACTCTCTCATTCCTGACATATGTGCTCTTATCGGCACAGATCTGCACGGGCTGGAATTTGTTTCCCGGTGTTCTCCGCATCTGATTATCTGATCTCTGTgtcaggtaacacacacacacacaccccaagtGTCTGAAGCCACAGATGAAGGGAAAGGGTGAAGTAGAATCTGTCCTCTCACCTCCTGTATGAGGGCGTTGTGTCTCAACACTTTCCTGGCTTTCATAATCCTGACTATAGCAGCTTGTAAATACATTTTCCTGTCTTCATCCACGGCGCTCCTGGTCTGCTCCAGCTCCTGGCGCACACAGATCACACCACAGCGTTTATACGCCtccacacacagcacaatcacaTCTGCGTGAGACTCTGTACCTGTGGCGTGTCCTTCTGCATCGATGTTGTGATCTTGAACTTCGTTCTTTTACTGGTGAAACTCATGATTAGGGAAAAGGTGGATTCGGCTTCGATCTCCTCCTGGAGGAAAGGAGACAGTGGGAGTCTAGTTATGATACATCAATTAACAGGTTGATTAAAAGTCAAGCCGCAGATGAAGCTCATCTGATTTGCAGACCTGGCTGATCTCAGACTTACTTTCTGCGGGTCGTGGCCGATCATCTTGACGTCCAGCAGGGATCTGATGGTCTTCTGGAGCTCCTTCTCGTTCATCTGCGTGCTGTCCTGCAGCTCTTTGTAGCTCACAGTCTCGCTGTTGTTGAAGGCCAGCAGAACGGCCATCTGATAAGTGGTGACCACCGCCACGTAGGGCTTGGACAGATAGTTCATCTTCACCTCGCCTGACAGAAACAACAACCAGCGCTGATATAAAACTAATTCATTTTGTTAACTTAAATCTATATAATATGTgagcctggagcacaaaagcagtgttAAGTCtccggggtatatttgtagcaatagacaacaaaacattgtatgtttcaaaattatagattttcttttatgccaaaaatcattaggatattaagtcaagattatgttccatgaagatatttagtaaatttcctactgtaaatatatcaaaacttcagttttgattagtaatatgcattgctaagaagttaatttggacaactttaaagaggattttctcaatattttgattttttttgctccctcagattgcAGATtctctaatagttgtatctcagacaaatattgtcctcataacaaaccatacatcaatggaaatatcatttattcagctttcagatgactgGTTTAAGGGTCACATCGACGTTGTCTCCACCTTTTCTCTGACCATTATTACAAATAGGCTGTTTTTGCACCTGCACCTTAAAGACTTTAACATGTAAATGACTTCTGTATGTAAAATTAGAACTTATCTCCTTTTATATAAATGTGAGCATTCATATGTTAAAGATTTAATGTCAAAATAGTGAGGATTtctacatttaatttcatttaattactttttaatagaTTATTTTGTAAAGCTTTTCTCAGTTAATACTGATTTATgcaattaattacaatttataattatgTCTTTAGTCAGCATATCATGTAATTCATTCGATAAATGCATTTAACATAAATGTACTCCATCAACAGCCCTAATATTCATCTACTTTAATGATTATCTAAAAATacaaggtaacactttacaataaggctaACATGAGTTAACGATATTAGTTAATATGACCAATACATCTACAGCATTAATCCATCTTAATGTTCATCTCagcattgaataatatattttaagatcaaaagTTAAAtatctgttaacattagttaatgcactgggCTAAAATAAACAGTTTTCATGAACATTAATGAATGCTGTGTAAATGTATTCTGTTGATTGTTAGTTCACGTGTGTTTGTGATGGTTTTAAAGCTTCTGTCAGTAGTGTGTATGTCTCTTCTCCTGCTGTGTTCAGGGATTAATCAGGATATTCTGTCACAGCTCAGTGTGATAATCTGACTCTTGCTGCTGAACCGTGACAAGGATTTGCTTTGGTTTTGTAGAAATACCACATGTGCTAATCAGACTTCCACAGCACCAGCCAACAAATATTATCTCTCATCTCTACACCCGCTACCTCTGCGCCAAAATCGGGAATGCAGATGGTGTAGTAAACGGAAATGAAAGTAAATGTAATATGCAACATACTAGATCTGCAAATTCCAAATTAATTtagtataaatacatttttttaaattacatttcaattacATTTACATGAAGACAGTTTGctgtaaaaagcatttaaaatagggatgcaccgaaatgaaaattctgggctGAAACCGAAAATGATAATGCtttgtaataattattacattttttaaagactttttaatttAACTCAGTAATTTTAATTACAGagtactgaattaaaaaaacaaggcaataaaataatcacaataatattGAAAGTAACAATGGAATTGaacagaaaattatattatatgacttttatattatataaattatattatttttattcagttctaTGCAACAAGGCTGGGCGTGTCTTATATTTCTAGAACATATTTTCGGCCGTTTTCCTAATTCGTTCCATTCCTAATTCATATAATTATTTAACTAATTGTGAGACTTTCTCAGCTAATACTGATATAtgtgattaattacaattaattagtgaaaaaatattaacatggcttatatttacatatattggtTTGCCAGCATTTTTAGAATTTGTGCATCAAATAATACAATATTGGTGTTTTCAATCAATGCTGATTAATGCTGATAGGCAGTTTGAGAataagttaatacttttattgagctatgccattacaggaatacattaaaaaaaataagaaaaataaaaatacatatataattaatgcaaaataaaataaagtcaaaataaatgcagaaaaaaatgcaaataatgcaataaaaaaatgcacaaaagaaTGGCAAACTTGTGAAGTATAGTGTATGCCTTTACCTGTGCAGAGATAATGCAGCCAGGTCAGCTTTCTTCCGCTGAAGTGCTGGTTATAAAACAACTCAAACTGCAGAAAGAAGAGATCAGTTCAATCAGCGACACCTACTTTTATGATGAAATGAGGGGGATTTCACATGTTGAGCTCTCAGCACATGAGGGAAGCTTTGCTCTTCGCCTCTAATCGTGACAGCTCATGTTCTGGAGCTTGTTGACAGGGCAGCTTACCATCTGTACACTCTTCTCCAGCTCCTGCGGGATGGCAAACGTGGACGAGGGAACATGTGTGAGCGGCCACGCTCCTGCCTGAAACACAACGCCGCACATAGTTTACATTACTGTAGCTTTCCCACTTATGGTACAGTCACAATGCCTTGTTTTATCAACATTTATTAACTTTTATATGTCAATGACCTCCGTTGTGTTTGGATTACAGTTTTGGGTttgaaataaatatcaaaatcccTCAATATATAAATGTGGACAGTCATTAAACATTCCCATAGATGAAATGATAAAACAGTGGTGACCTcagaatttatttaatttgttttataatttaatgtcatttaattatttaaataattactataattatttatataattggaATTaatagcatacacacacacacacacacacacatatatatatatatattatataacattattatataattaatcataaattatataattattgacATGAAATAgttattgaatatttaaatataattgatataaaatgtattattagatttttttatttatcggcATATCATGCAATTGATTtcattacataataataaaaaaaaaaactttgtttcagtaaatttggtttttatttttattattttttggccGGTTTTATCTAACAAAATCTGATTATTTACACAAGTTATTACACACTACTCAACATAACATACATGTCTGTAACTTAAGCATTATGAGACGTTATGTGGCgaaataattgtttaaaacagTGAATGCTTCTTCTCCTTCTCTCTTACCTGTAACACATAAATCTGGAAGCTGATGCCCAGGTCCACCACAGTCTCCTGGGTTTTGATAAAGTTGTTGAACTTGTTGTTGAGGTCGGTGCTGACGCTCATATCAGTGTACATTCTGTGCAGTTTGCTCGTGAACTCATAGCCACACGCTTGCTGCGAGGCAAAGGGCAGGGAAACGAGAGCTTTAATCACACAAACCCATCATCAGTCCCATCCGCGGCTTACATGATGACAAAGCTGTGGCGCCCACAGCGAGCGAACACTCGATTAGGGAGGATGAGTCACATCTGTCAGCATTTTAACACACTTTTCAAGAAAGACTGCTGTGTGAGAGACTCACTGTACCTTCAGCTTGTTGATCATGGCTTCCTCGGAGTCCATGGATAATGAAAGTCCATGTATTAACCTCTTTGCAAGCATTCTGGCATAAAACTAAGAACAAACCACagttaaaaagagagaaaaacaagaaATCACCCACAAAATACTGAAAACACCACCCACACCAGACACAAAATGTAAAAGATCTCAAAAGGAAAAAAGTTGAGTCACATTTAGTgacaaactttgatgttggcttgacaaAGCCTAGCCGGGaagttttaaatagttttaaaagttTAAGGTTTAACGGATTTGCTGTCAGCTAGAGAGAGGAAAACATACAGAACCCCATTCAGACCCCCTCTGACCTCATTACCCCCAAAAAAACAGTTCAGTCACCAATGATTTTTACGTGTTTCTAACATGCTTAAGCACATTTCCAGCACAATGATATCATATtcctaacatgtttctagcatcttTTAGCATGTTCATAAACTGTAAATGTTTTAGCATTTtgttaacatgttgttaacatgctGCTGAaatgttttaacatgttttacATTGTTAGAATGTTTATACCATGTTTTAAAAGACATGTGCTAATGTTTTAACATTACTAACATGTATTTCAACAAGTTTCTAAGATCTTCCGAAATGTTGATTACATGCTGCTAACACGTTTTAGCACTGCAGAATGTTTTAGCACAATGCTGCTAACATGTTAACACATTGCTATAatgttttagcatgtttttaatcatgtttctaccatgttttagcatgtttttaatcatgtttctaccatgttttagcatgtttttaatcatgtttctaccatgttttagcatgtttttaatcatgtttctaccatgttttagcatgtttttaatcatttttctaccatgttttagcatgtttttaatcatgtttctaccatgttttagcatgtttttaATCATGTTTCTACCATGTTTTAGCATGTTCATCAACGGTTGTTTGAGCATATTGTTAACATGTTTGTGTTGTTAACATGCTGCTAGAATGTTTTAGCACATTacttttaatgttattaaaatgtttataccaTGTTTTAATGTGCTAATGTTTTAACATTACTAACATGTTTTTCATAagtttttaatatcttttaaaatgttgataACATGCTGCTAAAAGGTTTTAGCACTGCTCGAATGTTTTAGTAAATTCCTAACATGTTTTAACACGTTTTACACGCTACAATGTTTTACCATGTTTTATCATGTTTCTATCATGCTTTAGCATTTTCATAATGTGCTTATGTTTTAAAGCTTtgctaatgtttaaaaatgttaacaCACTGCTAACATATTTTAGCAGTTTGCCAACAGTTTAACATGTTAGGATACTGCTAGAATGTTGTAAACACGTTGTAACATGTTCATAACCTGTTTTAGCATTTTGCTAACATTGTTCGACATGTTGCTAGCACACTGCTAGTAAGTTTTAAAACATTGCTAACACACCAATGCTAATATGTTTTAACAcattagcatgttttagcatgttaTAACACATgcttacattttgttttttacatgttGTTAGCTATTGTATTCACATTTTTACTGCTAACATGTTGTAACACATTGCTAGCATGCTGTTAACATCTTTTAACATGTTCCTGACTTGTTTcaacatattttaacatatttcttGCACATTGTGAAAACATGATCTAATGGGACAGGACATATCAAAATGTTGGGCCAATATCTTTTAGCTTGCATTCGAAAACCAAACTTATAAAAAAAGCTAAAGCCATGGTCACAagaagaccagctaaaaccagccaacTGATTTTTGTTCTCCTTCTACTATATAGATAAATCAAGTCATGGCTTCACCTTCTGAAACACATCTTTGTCGTCGATGTATTTGAAGACCGTGATGAAGCTGGTCAGTTTGTCCTCCACTTCATTCTCTGTCATTCCTTTCGCAGATTTCTTCAGCAGATTGTCACAGTACTTGGCCAGCTGTGCCACAGCACAAGAAACACAGGCAGAAAAAGAACAGTGTTAATGTTCATTACCTTCATTCAGAGTTTATTTAGTCATCCTGATCTAACACTGGCAGTAGCTGAGGATAAACAGTGATTACACACCAGCTCAGGCGCTTTGCAGATGGATTTGGGCTCTCTGTAGTTCACTACTGAAGTCAAGGCCTGGAGggaaatgagcaaaaaaaaaaaatcacaaaccaCAAACTCAAAACAGTGTTTCTAAAAACCACATGAATCCGAGGCCGAAGCCTCATGAATCCCAGACACCCTCTACTGGACTAAAGACAGAAGAGTGATGCAGGGTTAAGTATGGATTcaacaatatttttatatatattattatattacatatcattatattatattatattatattatattatattatattatattatattatattatattatattatattat
This genomic stretch from Carassius carassius chromosome 42, fCarCar2.1, whole genome shotgun sequence harbors:
- the LOC132124137 gene encoding cullin-2-like is translated as MSLKPRVVDFDETWNKLLTTIRAVVMLDYVERATWNDRFSDIYALCVAYPEPLGERLYSETKVFLENHVCQLFKRVLESEEKVLVMYHRHWEEYSKGAEYMDCLYRYLNTQFIKKNKLTEADLQYGYGGVDMNEPLMEIGELALDMWRKLMIEPLQPLLIGMLLKEIKNDRCGEDPNQKVIHGVINSFVHVEQYKKKFPLKFYQEVFEGPFLTKTGEYYKQEASNLLQESNCSQYMEKVIGRLKDEEVRCRKYLHPSSYAKVIHECQQRMVADHLQFLHGECQNIIRQEKRDDMANMYTLLRAVSSGLPHMIHELQVHIHDEGLRATSNLSQENMPTQFVESVLEVHSKFVQLINTVLNGDQHFMSALDKALTSVVNYREPKSICKAPELLAKYCDNLLKKSAKGMTENEVEDKLTSFITVFKYIDDKDVFQKFYARMLAKRLIHGLSLSMDSEEAMINKLKQACGYEFTSKLHRMYTDMSVSTDLNNKFNNFIKTQETVVDLGISFQIYVLQAGAWPLTHVPSSTFAIPQELEKSVQMFELFYNQHFSGRKLTWLHYLCTGEVKMNYLSKPYVAVVTTYQMAVLLAFNNSETVSYKELQDSTQMNEKELQKTIRSLLDVKMIGHDPQKEEIEAESTFSLIMSFTSKRTKFKITTSMQKDTPQELEQTRSAVDEDRKMYLQAAIVRIMKARKVLRHNALIQEVINQSKARFNPSISMIKKCIEVLIDKQYIERSQSSADEYSYVA